From the genome of Cellvibrio japonicus Ueda107, one region includes:
- the flgF gene encoding flagellar basal-body rod protein FlgF, whose amino-acid sequence MDRALFIAMTGAKHNMLAQTNRANNLANLNTTGFRADFEQSRSMGVYYGDGQPTRAYALTESPSSDFTAGPMITTGNELDVAIQGTGFIAIQAPDGTEAYTRAGNMTIDAAGMLRTANGLPVMGAAGPINIPENERVAVGADGTISMVGLGQGPEAMVEVARIKLVNPDVKNLEKGDDGLFRQRDGLNAQPAVDVTLRAGMLEASNVNAVTEFTQIMSLARQYEMQVKVMKAAEENSAASTQLLQMS is encoded by the coding sequence GTGGACAGAGCCTTATTTATCGCCATGACTGGTGCCAAGCACAACATGCTGGCCCAGACCAATCGCGCCAATAATCTGGCCAACCTGAATACCACAGGTTTCCGTGCGGATTTTGAGCAATCGCGCAGTATGGGCGTGTATTACGGCGATGGCCAGCCCACCCGTGCCTATGCCTTAACCGAGTCTCCGTCATCCGATTTCACCGCCGGCCCCATGATAACGACCGGTAATGAATTGGATGTTGCCATCCAGGGGACCGGATTTATCGCCATCCAGGCGCCGGATGGTACCGAAGCCTATACCCGCGCCGGGAATATGACGATTGATGCCGCAGGTATGTTGCGCACTGCCAATGGCCTGCCGGTCATGGGCGCGGCAGGTCCTATCAATATCCCTGAAAACGAACGTGTGGCGGTGGGGGCTGATGGCACCATTTCCATGGTGGGCTTGGGGCAGGGGCCTGAAGCTATGGTGGAAGTGGCGCGTATCAAATTGGTTAACCCCGATGTTAAAAACCTTGAGAAGGGGGATGACGGCTTATTTCGCCAGCGTGATGGATTGAATGCCCAGCCCGCCGTCGATGTCACCCTGCGCGCTGGCATGCTTGAGGCCAGCAATGTGAATGCCGTTACTGAATTTACCCAAATTATGAGCCTTGCACGCCAATATGAAATGCAAGTGAAAGTGATGAAGGCCGCTGAGGAAAATAGCGCTGCCTCTACACAATTGTTGCAAATGTCTTAA
- a CDS encoding flagellar hook-basal body complex protein gives MSFNTALSGIRAANTDLQVTGNNIANASTIGFKSSRAEFGDVYTSTLLGGGANTPGSGVTIQNIRQQFTQGNLKFTQNELDLSINGEGFFVVEKNGERLFTRAGTFGLDKNGYIVNGTGALLQGFVADANGNISGVLSDLRVDVSSQAPRQTTAVDASFNLNANESVLETTGQRFSSNGSGVNEAQQGAKTATTSTLNVGAVSLAPSGSITFSPSNTTTFTLYRTDPVTLATTSSTIQLNSGSAASTSALANLINSANFDSPSPVNVEAYADATTGELRFRDLATGVASIIAVEVNPASDANPLTTALNGAATSVGVAHPTAFQAGVPEVTNNYGSHTLVIRNPGGTDVTYISEYGSSADKTASELNALAGVSATANTTATLIGSSFSNNGSFRLNGVNLTSTGTPDMTALRDEINALSTSTLFGISAQLDDAGNLQITSATGRDLDFSFDVGGGVAQVQGAQGPAQTVNNATEKVKIGGVVTVTLQEGYSINSSQPTVPVYGGSLYGSINVPNFFTPVPINAFDPNDQKTYNHATSTTVYDSLGNPHVMRQFFVKQAYDPADPSTSPNHWVMYVQIDGQNVGDPNPSLPSPQNTQPTMASFNVHFYPDGSLNPFATDTMLISNWTPLGTDGQPVGALGPLNVLQGGGVPVVEPPTSSNFEVDLAGSTQFGSVFAVESLDQNGYATGRLAGLDISTTGIVFARFTNGEAQILGQVALANFASVDNLKPTGDTMWTQTFESGEAVIGAPGSAQLGNITAGAVEESNVDLSEQLVNLIIAQRNYQANAKTIETANATTQTIINLR, from the coding sequence ATGTCCTTTAATACAGCTTTAAGCGGAATTCGCGCTGCCAACACCGACTTGCAAGTGACGGGTAATAATATTGCCAACGCCAGCACAATCGGTTTTAAAAGTTCGCGTGCTGAATTCGGTGATGTATACACCAGCACCCTGTTGGGGGGAGGGGCCAATACGCCCGGTAGCGGTGTGACCATTCAAAATATTCGCCAGCAGTTTACCCAGGGCAACCTTAAATTCACCCAGAACGAACTGGATTTGTCGATTAATGGTGAAGGCTTTTTCGTGGTAGAAAAAAACGGTGAGCGTTTATTCACCCGTGCCGGTACCTTCGGCCTTGATAAAAATGGCTATATCGTTAATGGTACCGGCGCCTTGCTGCAAGGTTTTGTTGCCGATGCAAATGGCAATATCAGCGGTGTGTTAAGTGATTTGCGTGTTGATGTCAGCTCCCAGGCCCCTCGCCAGACAACCGCTGTGGATGCTTCATTCAACCTGAATGCCAACGAAAGTGTGCTGGAAACAACCGGCCAGCGTTTCAGTTCCAATGGTTCGGGTGTCAACGAAGCCCAGCAGGGGGCGAAAACCGCAACAACATCAACATTGAATGTGGGTGCAGTTTCTTTGGCTCCTAGCGGAAGTATCACCTTCTCTCCCAGCAATACCACGACCTTTACCCTGTATCGCACCGATCCGGTGACCTTGGCAACGACGTCGTCAACCATACAGCTTAACTCAGGTTCTGCTGCTTCTACCTCGGCGTTGGCTAACCTGATTAACTCTGCAAACTTTGATTCGCCGTCTCCTGTCAACGTGGAGGCCTATGCCGATGCAACAACGGGCGAGTTGCGTTTCCGCGACCTGGCAACAGGTGTTGCGTCGATTATTGCTGTTGAAGTCAACCCGGCTTCTGATGCCAACCCCTTAACTACGGCATTGAATGGTGCAGCTACCAGTGTCGGTGTTGCACATCCCACGGCGTTCCAGGCTGGGGTGCCGGAGGTTACCAATAATTACGGGTCCCATACCCTGGTTATCCGCAACCCGGGTGGTACGGATGTTACCTACATCAGTGAGTATGGTTCTTCTGCAGATAAAACCGCATCGGAATTAAATGCCCTGGCTGGTGTGAGTGCTACCGCTAATACCACTGCAACCCTGATAGGCAGCAGCTTCAGCAATAACGGCAGTTTCCGGTTGAATGGTGTTAACCTGACATCTACCGGCACGCCGGATATGACCGCGCTGCGCGATGAGATTAATGCACTCAGTACCTCGACATTGTTTGGTATCAGTGCCCAGCTGGATGATGCAGGTAATTTGCAGATTACCTCGGCAACCGGACGCGACCTGGACTTTTCTTTTGATGTCGGCGGCGGTGTTGCCCAAGTACAGGGAGCACAAGGTCCCGCCCAAACTGTTAATAACGCCACCGAAAAAGTAAAAATTGGCGGTGTGGTAACCGTAACCCTTCAAGAGGGCTACTCCATTAACAGTAGCCAACCTACTGTACCTGTGTATGGTGGCAGCTTGTACGGTTCTATCAACGTACCGAATTTTTTCACACCGGTACCGATTAATGCATTTGATCCCAATGATCAAAAAACCTATAACCATGCCACGTCAACAACAGTTTATGACAGCCTGGGTAACCCGCATGTAATGCGTCAGTTTTTTGTAAAGCAGGCTTATGATCCTGCCGATCCCAGCACCTCACCTAACCACTGGGTTATGTATGTGCAAATCGATGGCCAGAATGTGGGTGATCCCAATCCATCACTGCCATCGCCACAAAATACCCAGCCAACCATGGCATCATTCAATGTGCACTTTTATCCGGATGGTTCATTGAATCCCTTCGCAACCGATACCATGTTGATTTCCAACTGGACACCTTTGGGAACTGACGGGCAGCCAGTGGGAGCACTGGGGCCATTGAATGTGCTGCAAGGGGGTGGTGTTCCTGTTGTAGAGCCACCAACCAGCTCTAACTTTGAAGTTGATTTGGCCGGCAGCACCCAGTTTGGTAGTGTCTTTGCGGTGGAATCCCTGGATCAGAATGGTTATGCGACCGGACGTCTGGCCGGCCTGGATATCAGCACTACCGGTATTGTGTTTGCGCGTTTTACCAATGGTGAGGCACAAATATTAGGGCAGGTAGCCCTGGCGAACTTTGCCAGTGTTGATAACCTCAAGCCAACAGGCGATACCATGTGGACGCAAACCTTTGAGTCCGGTGAAGCTGTGATTGGTGCGCCAGGTTCTGCACAATTGGGGAATATCACGGCGGGTGCGGTAGAGGAATCCAACGTAGACCTGTCCGAGCAATTGGTTAACCTGATTATTGCCCAGCGCAACTATCAGGCAAACGCCAAAACCATCGAAACGGCTAACGCCACGACCCAGACCATTATCAACCTGCGTTAA
- a CDS encoding flagellar hook assembly protein FlgD, whose amino-acid sequence MTTVTGNSSVVDNLSITKRQETKRNSNELGQAAFLELMIAQMNNQNPLSPQDNTEFVAQLAQFSSVEGLERLNKSFNSFMSNNALQASSLVGRSVSVESDKSTLYSGGIVAGSVTLDYATTDTQMRIYDANGALVQTIPVGELPSGESVFRWDGQNIEINGNLLDWEAGDDAAAAGQYRFEVTATQNGKSEAIATSLSANVNSVTIGDNGELILNLAGIGAVEASKVKQFN is encoded by the coding sequence ATGACAACTGTTACCGGCAATTCCAGTGTTGTTGACAACCTGAGCATTACCAAGCGTCAGGAAACCAAGCGCAATAGTAATGAATTGGGACAAGCGGCGTTCCTGGAATTAATGATTGCGCAAATGAATAACCAGAACCCACTGAGCCCTCAGGATAATACCGAGTTTGTGGCCCAACTGGCGCAGTTCAGTTCTGTAGAGGGCCTGGAGCGTTTAAATAAAAGTTTTAACAGCTTTATGTCGAACAACGCACTCCAGGCATCGTCATTGGTTGGCCGCAGCGTTAGCGTGGAGTCGGATAAGAGCACGCTGTATAGCGGTGGCATAGTGGCGGGCAGCGTAACCCTGGATTATGCGACTACCGATACGCAAATGCGTATCTATGATGCCAATGGTGCCCTGGTTCAAACTATTCCGGTTGGTGAATTGCCGAGTGGTGAGTCTGTATTCCGCTGGGATGGTCAGAATATTGAAATCAACGGCAACCTGCTGGATTGGGAAGCCGGAGATGATGCCGCTGCTGCTGGTCAATATCGCTTCGAAGTCACCGCGACCCAGAATGGCAAATCCGAGGCAATCGCAACATCGCTGAGCGCTAATGTGAACAGCGTGACCATTGGTGACAATGGCGAGCTGATCCTCAACCTGGCAGGCATAGGTGCAGTGGAAGCCAGCAAGGTTAAACAATTTAACTAG
- the flgC gene encoding flagellar basal body rod protein FlgC has protein sequence MALGTIFDIAGTGMNAQSLRLNTTASNLANAQSASSSVDEVYRSRQPVFAAIAQQAMGNLNGAGYSQNELDANAGVQVLGIVESDAPLQRRYEPGHPKADADGYVFYPNVNPVEEMANMISASRSFQMNVEVMNSAKQMVQRVLTLGQ, from the coding sequence ATGGCACTTGGCACTATTTTCGATATCGCAGGCACTGGCATGAACGCACAAAGCCTGCGCCTGAATACAACCGCCAGCAACCTGGCAAACGCACAGTCTGCCAGCTCCAGTGTGGATGAGGTGTATCGCAGCCGCCAGCCTGTTTTTGCAGCGATTGCACAACAGGCGATGGGCAACCTTAATGGCGCTGGTTACAGCCAAAACGAGCTTGATGCCAATGCCGGTGTGCAGGTATTGGGAATTGTTGAAAGTGATGCACCTTTGCAGCGCCGTTATGAGCCTGGTCACCCCAAGGCCGATGCCGATGGTTATGTGTTTTATCCCAACGTAAATCCCGTTGAGGAAATGGCCAATATGATTTCTGCGTCGCGTTCATTCCAGATGAATGTCGAGGTCATGAATTCTGCCAAGCAAATGGTTCAGCGCGTATTGACTCTGGGTCAGTAA
- the flgB gene encoding flagellar basal body rod protein FlgB, which yields MSISFDKALGIHESALKFRSERASVLANNLANIDTPNYKARDVDFKQALGQQMKKAERFDVATTNEKHIPASTFVGVDEGLLYRVPQQPSIDGNTVEDQIEHAEYMKNALAFQASFQFLNSKFSGLRSAIRGE from the coding sequence ATGTCCATCTCTTTCGATAAAGCCCTGGGTATCCATGAATCAGCACTCAAGTTTCGCTCTGAACGCGCTTCGGTGCTGGCCAATAACCTGGCCAATATAGATACCCCCAATTACAAGGCGCGCGATGTTGATTTCAAACAGGCCCTGGGGCAGCAAATGAAAAAAGCCGAGCGCTTTGATGTGGCTACCACCAACGAAAAACACATACCCGCGTCAACATTTGTCGGTGTGGATGAGGGTTTGCTCTATCGCGTTCCCCAGCAGCCCTCGATTGATGGCAATACGGTGGAAGATCAGATTGAACATGCGGAGTACATGAAAAACGCATTGGCATTCCAGGCCAGCTTTCAATTCCTGAACAGTAAATTTTCCGGCTTGCGCTCCGCGATTCGCGGTGAGTAA
- a CDS encoding CheR family methyltransferase: MINKSPPFGQPNPRDRIDPGEFDQFRQFLEDACGISLGDNKQYLVTNRIRRILEENNLHSFGELVKVLKQGFNRKLREQVIDCMTTNETFWFRDIYPYEYLRNTLLPQLMVPNNRMFGPIRIWSAACSSGQEPYSISMMVEEYKRLQMGNLSRPVQVIATDLSSTVLEQARKGEYDRLSVIRGLTEDRLDRYFDKLSDNTWRVKSAIKERIEFRPMNLMDSYAVLGKFDIVFCRNVLIYFNAELKRQILQKIHASLRPGGILFLGSSEGLAGVADLFEMVRCEPGIVYRAI; this comes from the coding sequence ATGATTAACAAATCCCCCCCCTTTGGTCAGCCTAACCCTCGCGATCGTATTGATCCGGGAGAGTTTGACCAGTTTCGCCAGTTTCTTGAGGACGCTTGCGGTATATCGCTGGGCGACAACAAGCAATACCTGGTGACTAACCGTATTCGTCGCATCCTGGAGGAAAACAATCTGCATTCGTTTGGCGAGCTGGTTAAAGTGCTTAAACAGGGCTTTAACCGTAAGTTGCGTGAGCAAGTCATTGATTGCATGACAACCAACGAAACCTTCTGGTTTCGCGACATCTACCCCTATGAATACCTGCGTAACACTCTTTTGCCGCAATTGATGGTTCCCAACAACCGCATGTTTGGCCCAATCCGTATCTGGTCTGCCGCCTGCTCCTCGGGACAAGAGCCTTATTCCATCAGTATGATGGTGGAGGAATACAAGCGATTGCAGATGGGTAATTTGTCCCGTCCGGTGCAGGTGATTGCTACGGATTTATCCTCTACCGTGTTAGAGCAGGCGCGCAAGGGGGAATATGACCGCCTTTCTGTGATTCGCGGTCTGACAGAGGACCGCCTGGATCGCTATTTTGACAAGTTGTCTGATAATACCTGGCGTGTTAAGTCTGCCATCAAGGAACGCATTGAATTTAGGCCAATGAATTTGATGGACTCTTATGCTGTGCTGGGTAAATTCGATATTGTGTTTTGTCGCAATGTACTGATTTATTTCAACGCGGAACTCAAACGTCAGATTTTGCAAAAAATCCATGCGTCCCTCCGTCCGGGAGGCATTCTCTTCCTGGGTTCTTCAGAAGGATTGGCCGGTGTAGCTGATCTGTTTGAAATGGTTCGCTGCGAGCCAGGTATTGTTTATCGCGCTATCTGA
- a CDS encoding chemotaxis protein CheV — MAGVMDSVNQRTQLVGQNRLELLLFRLGGQQLYGINVFKVKEVLQCPQLNAIPGRSSVVRGVAHIRGGTLPIMDMNLAIGKRALPDIESCFVIITEYNRTAQGFLVRSVERIVNMNWGDIHPPPKGAGKEHYLTAVTQVDGQLVEIIDVEKILAEVSPIREEVSAGVIQDGIAERAVQRHVLIVDDSTIARKQIQRVVEGMGIRTTLKKDGAEALAYLKSLLKEGKDPYGELIMIICDIEMPEMDGYTFTAEVRNNPELKNLHIILHTSLSGVFNEAMVRKVGADDFLAKFHPDELARRVNDRVLAMTGESLLPAVQPGA, encoded by the coding sequence ATGGCTGGCGTAATGGATAGTGTCAATCAGCGCACCCAGCTGGTTGGTCAAAATCGTCTCGAGCTGCTCCTGTTCCGTTTGGGGGGACAGCAGCTTTATGGCATTAACGTCTTCAAGGTCAAAGAAGTCCTGCAATGTCCGCAATTGAATGCTATTCCCGGTCGTAGTTCCGTTGTGCGCGGTGTAGCGCACATTCGCGGTGGAACCTTGCCAATCATGGATATGAATCTGGCGATTGGTAAGCGGGCGCTACCAGATATAGAAAGTTGTTTTGTCATCATCACTGAATACAACCGTACCGCCCAGGGGTTTCTGGTTCGTTCGGTCGAGCGAATTGTGAATATGAACTGGGGAGATATACACCCGCCACCCAAGGGGGCAGGTAAGGAGCACTACCTTACCGCTGTGACCCAGGTCGATGGCCAGTTAGTAGAAATTATTGATGTTGAGAAAATCCTGGCTGAAGTATCGCCAATCCGCGAAGAGGTCAGTGCAGGCGTCATCCAGGATGGCATTGCCGAGCGCGCGGTACAGCGGCATGTCCTTATCGTTGATGACTCAACCATTGCGCGCAAGCAGATCCAGCGTGTCGTTGAGGGTATGGGGATTCGCACAACCCTGAAAAAGGATGGTGCCGAAGCGCTGGCGTACCTTAAAAGCTTGTTGAAGGAAGGTAAGGACCCCTACGGTGAATTGATTATGATCATCTGCGATATTGAAATGCCGGAGATGGATGGTTATACCTTTACTGCCGAAGTGCGCAATAATCCTGAGCTTAAAAACCTGCATATTATTTTGCACACCTCCCTGAGTGGGGTGTTTAATGAGGCGATGGTGCGCAAGGTTGGCGCGGATGATTTCCTTGCCAAGTTCCACCCGGATGAGCTGGCCCGTCGTGTCAATGATCGTGTATTGGCAATGACCGGTGAGAGCCTCTTGCCTGCGGTTCAACCAGGCGCCTGA
- the flgA gene encoding flagellar basal body P-ring formation chaperone FlgA, with translation MELPSFYKTFFAAKASIGRQRQLFAALFISLVFLCSSPDKTQASVVNHHFYPLAELKQDTANFLTSYYQHLGSLEVSVGNLDRRLRLNRCNDPVEFTPRDSSGTGGNISVQVKCQTQGGWTLHIPAQVSVFRSIPVAMRDLARGEQISASDIQWETINISLLRQSYLLETKEIIGLEVKRNIGLGSPFLSASLDAPKVIYRGETVDLESSVGGINVSASGTALADGRLGQKIRVRNNQSDRVVTGTVVASGKVSAR, from the coding sequence ATGGAACTTCCTAGTTTTTATAAAACTTTCTTTGCCGCCAAGGCCAGTATTGGCCGGCAGCGGCAGCTATTTGCCGCACTCTTCATCAGTTTGGTGTTTTTATGCTCTAGCCCCGATAAAACCCAGGCCTCAGTGGTAAATCATCACTTCTACCCATTGGCAGAACTCAAACAGGATACAGCCAATTTTTTGACATCCTATTACCAGCATTTAGGAAGTCTGGAGGTGAGTGTCGGCAACCTGGATAGGCGCTTGCGCCTGAACCGCTGTAACGATCCAGTTGAATTTACCCCGCGCGACAGCTCGGGCACTGGAGGAAATATCAGCGTACAGGTGAAATGCCAGACCCAAGGTGGCTGGACTTTACATATCCCTGCGCAGGTTTCTGTATTCCGCTCTATTCCTGTCGCCATGCGCGACCTGGCTCGCGGCGAGCAAATCTCAGCAAGTGACATTCAATGGGAAACTATCAACATCAGCCTGCTGCGCCAAAGCTATCTTCTTGAAACAAAAGAAATTATTGGTCTGGAGGTCAAACGCAACATCGGTTTGGGAAGCCCGTTTCTGAGCGCATCCCTGGATGCCCCCAAGGTCATATATCGCGGTGAAACCGTCGACCTGGAGTCTTCCGTCGGCGGTATTAACGTCAGTGCCAGCGGCACGGCCCTGGCGGATGGGCGCCTCGGACAAAAGATACGGGTAAGAAACAACCAATCCGATCGCGTAGTAACAGGCACGGTTGTTGCTTCAGGAAAAGTCAGTGCACGTTAA
- the flgM gene encoding flagellar biosynthesis anti-sigma factor FlgM — MNFDTNNSIGALGSKTTRGKVSAPTTEGKSTTPEKAAARTDIGDQVVLSQEAQSAGRLQAKINSLPDANLERVAEIRRAIAEGRFEINPERIAENMLNQEDLLN, encoded by the coding sequence ATGAACTTTGATACCAACAACAGCATAGGCGCCCTGGGTTCCAAAACAACCCGTGGCAAAGTCTCTGCCCCGACTACTGAGGGCAAATCCACCACGCCGGAAAAGGCAGCTGCCCGCACGGATATCGGCGACCAGGTTGTCTTGAGCCAGGAGGCGCAAAGCGCTGGCCGCCTGCAGGCCAAAATCAACAGCCTGCCCGATGCCAACCTGGAGCGAGTTGCAGAAATTCGTCGCGCCATTGCCGAAGGCCGATTCGAAATCAATCCTGAACGCATAGCCGAAAACATGCTCAACCAGGAAGATTTATTGAATTAA